Sequence from the Macaca thibetana thibetana isolate TM-01 chromosome 20, ASM2454274v1, whole genome shotgun sequence genome:
GAACGGTCCCCACTCCAGACCCTGGCCCCTGCCGGTCCCTCCGCTGGGCCTGCGCCCCCGATGCCTGGTGGCCAGCTTAATCCCTCCCGGCCTCTGCTCAGGTGTCACCTGCCATGAGGCCTCCACGGCCCCACTCCCCACACACTTCCGCCCCCCGAAACGGCCTGCCCGCCTCACTTCTGCCCACATTCCTCGcttctgcttttggtgtttccttctctgtgcccACTCAAGTGCCAGCTCTGTGAGAGTTTTGCGCTCTGTGAGAGTTTTGCCCGTGGTGTTCTAGCTTCTCCCCAGCCGAGAGCATGTGTAGAAAGGGCTGGTGCAGAGACCCCTGCATCGATGGGGCTCCATCTTCTCCCACCCCGGGGCTGGCCCAGGCACAGATGCACACAGGGGCTTTGGACAGAGATCTGCCCTGTCTCAAGGGACAGTCCTGGGGCTCCCCTGGAAAGGGTCTCTCCCTGTCCCCTCTTTGTGGACAAGGCAGAAAAGGGTCGCAGAGggtccctgcccccacctggtgCACAGGCACAAGCAGGGTAACTCTCAGGCCTGCCCCGTGCACCAGGAGGGAGCTGGGCACCTCGGACACCACCTGGGGCCCTCGCAGCTCTCCTGGATCCTCCTGCTCTCACAGGCTAAAGAACAGGggtttcaggccaggcacggtggcttacgcctgtcatcccagcactttgggaggccgaggcgggtggatcatctgaggtcaggagttcaagaccagcctggccaacatggcaaaaccctgtctctactaaaaatacaaaaattagccaggtgtggtggcgggcgcctgtaatcccagctactcaggaggctgaggcaggagaatcgcttgaacccgggaggcggaggttgtaatgagccaagatagcgccactgcgctccagcctgggcaacaagagtgaaactccaactcagcATCAGCCAACCTGGGCGTGAGTCCTGGCCCCACCACTTCCCAGGGCCGTGACCTCAGACAAGCTGCCAAACTTCTTGAGCCCTCAGTTTCTGGATCGACAGAACGGGGACACCCATAGGACGTCTCACCAAACCATGTGGAATCTGTGTGTTGATAAGCACGGCGTGGTCAGGGACGGTGTGCCTGCTGCAGGACGCCCGTGATAACTGTGCTGATGCCATGTGGAGGCTCAGAATCCTCACGCGGGTGGCGTGGGACCACACGGGAGCCGAGGCAGGGGAAGGGCATCAGCGTGGCCGGGTGGCCCTACCTCGCTGGAGTCCTCCTGCTGGTTGACGACCGTCAGGGCGTCCTCGGAGGCCTGCCGCTTCGCCTCGGCCAGGGCCCGCTCCATCTTGGCACGCTCCGTGGTGATGAGCTCGTGCGCTTTGCGCTCCGCGTCCGACACAGCTTTGTGCAGCTCCGACATGGCCTGCCGCTTCACCTCGTTCACGGCCTCTTCTGCAAAGGACACGGGCAGGGCTGGCGGTCACATGGGCCATCCCAGACGGGTCTCTGGACTTCCTATGCCCACAACCTGGGGACAAGGGCTGTGTGCAGCTGAACACACGTAGCAtctgtgcacacacaggcacacgttGATGGGCCTCACGCCTGTGCAGACAAGTGCATGCAAATAAACGCAGGTATCCCAGGCATGTGTGTGCAAAGCTGGGTCATGCGGCCAGCACGTGGGGAGCTTTTCAAAGCTTGCTCCCCAGGCGCTGCACCCCTGCAGGGCAACGGCGAGGCCCACCCCAGGGTCTGGTCAGCCAGGGGCGCACCCGGAACCTGCATTCCTAATGCGTGCCgggggagctgctgctgctgctccaggaACCGTACCTGAGGCACTCGGACAACTGTGTCGTTCCGCCTTCACCTCTGGCCCCACCAGACGCAGCCCAGGaagccccctcctccagggctctGTGCTGTCACCCCAGACCCTGCTCTGTTATCCTCACTGCACTTGCCATCCTTTAACCTAGCTGGCCTCGGAAGACCACGCTCCCTGACCCCATTGTTTGATCCTGATCTGTGCTAAGCTGGGGCAGGCTCAGAGCAGCTCCAGGGAGAACCGCCCGCCCAGCTGGACAGGCCAGGTTTCAACTCCACCACTGAAAGAGACCCTAAGACCAGCTGGAGACCCTGGTACCACTGCctaaccccaaccccaaccccaaccccagccccaaccccaaccctaaccccTCTCGCTACCCACAGATCTagctctgccccagcccctcccccaagTCTGGTCCCCACAGCATAAGCAAATGTCCCCACAGCCTTGCCCAGCGCCCAGCTCCACGTCTGCCCATGTTCTGAGTCTGTTCTGTCCAGACTCTGGCCCCGCGTGCCTGACGCGCCCAGGCTCCGAGTGTGTGCGCTTTTGCGTGCCCTCCTGGGTATGCAGGGCTGGCACCCACTTTATTCTGCTGGGCGGCCACCGGTCCGTTTCCTGGTAGGCGCAGGTAGCAGCTGTCCTGCCCTGAGTGTGAATCTACTCTGGCCCCTCTGTGAGCCACACAGCGGAATGCATAAAGCCCCACAACTTGAGCCCCCAGATGGAGACAGAAGCTCCTCATAGCTGAGCTGCTGAGGGGCATCTGGGGCCCTGGCCTCCCACAGCACCGCTCGCCGGGCGGCCCCCACTCACCAGCCTTCCTCCAGATGTCCTCGGGCATGTAGCCGGTGAGGGTCCTTGGCAGGAACTCCCGGGGCACGTCTGAAACGGGGGCCAGCGTCACACAGGATGGGCCACACGGCTGCCTCTCCCCACCCTGGCTGGGCCCTGAGCGCAGGGCACGAGTGTGCGCGTCCCTGGGGGAGGGCCCAGGTACCCCTGGACAAGCTCTGGCTCAGTTGCCAGGCACCCAGGGCAGTGCCCGGGCATGGGGGGCACTGGAGCTGTGGACCTTGGACTCGGCTGGGAGCCGTGAGCGTCCTGGGCCTCTCCTGGTTTCAGTATTCATCACCGAGGTGGAGAAGCAGAGACCCTCAGggcctcccagctcagcctccggCCCCCCGGACGCCCTGAGCTCCAGGCTCCTGGGACACCAGGCAGTGTTTGTGTGCAAAGTGAAAAAGGTGCCTCTTTCTCAAGTGAAACTGTTTGCCTGGCGTTTCATTGCACTGCCTGCCTGACAGCTCCCCGGtgtctgccccctccccacccacccgcCGCACACCTGGCTGAGACCCTTCAGGGCCGGCGGAGCTGCTGCGGGGCCGGGCCGTGGCGGGACTGGGGCCCTTCTTTGTGTCCTCCGTGTCGCTGCAGCGCCGTGCCCAGTGGTTGAGCTCCTCGCGGTCGGCCTCCTGGCACCTGCGCAGCACCGTGAGCGAGCGCCGTGTCTTCTCCACCATGTCCATGATGCAGTTCAGGAGCTGAGGGCGGGTGGATGGGCGGGGTGGGGCGCATCAGCACCTCGGAGGGACCCGGGCGCACTGGACACTCCCTGTGCTGCCCACTCGGCCAGAGCCCTGGACAGGATGGGTGCCCGACCAGCCCACCGCCCACGAGGGCAAGGGGGTGAGGGAGGGCCCACCTCTACCGCTCGGAACGATGGGTCCCTCGCCTGGGACTGCGGGGCGCCTGCACAGGACACGTGCTTAGACGCACACAGGAGTTTACGATTCTCCTTTTTAACCCGCTGGGGCGGCTCTGCCTCAGGGACCTGGCTTTCTGCCTGGGCTCCCCTTCCAAAAAGGACGAGGGTGAGGGATGAGGCTGACAACAGTGCTGGGAGGGGTTGTGGCCCCGCGCCCGGCGACCCCTCCTTGGATGTGCTGTGGGATGCGGGGGTGGGTTCTCACGAGCCCAGTTCCAGGACCGTCCCCAGACATGTCCTCCCTCAAAGAGGCCTCAGCACTGCTTTCCCCCCACACTTCTTGTAAGACTCAGGATAGACTCTGGGACAAGCCAGTGAGCAGAAAGTAAGTGGAGGGAAGGCAAGGCCCGCCATGATGGTTTTAGGAATCCTCCTCCCCGTGCCTCTCGTGATGCCTTGCACCAGCCTGCGCTGACAGTGGGGGAGGGGGGCTCAGGTGAAGGACACAGCAGCTGGGCAGGGACGGGGCAGGCCACACAGGCAGGCACTGAGCTCAGGGGCACCCACACAGTCCCGCTGTCTCTAGCAGCCCCAGGCCCCATGGGGCAGAGCCATGgccatgtttatatatgtgtgtagccATGCAGGTATGGCTGTGTGTGGGTGTAGCTATGTATGCATGTGGTTGTGTGCGTGGTTGTGACTGTAtgtgggtgtggttgtgtgtgtggctCTGTGTAGGTGTGGCTGTGTGCATGGGTGTGGCTATCTGTGGTGTGGCTGTGTGGGTGGGCATGGCTTTGGGGTGTGGCTCTGCATGGGCGTGGCTGTGTGTGGCTTGCctgggtgtggctgtgtgtggACGTGGCTGTGTgcatgggtgtggctgtgtgtgggtgtggctgtgtgcatgggcgtggttgtgggcatGGCTGTGGGGTGTGTGGCAGTgtgtgggtgtggctgtgtgcatgggtgtggctgtgtatgtgggtgtggttgtgtgtgggtgtggctgtgtgcatgagtgtggctgtgtgggtgggtgtggctGTGCGTGTGGGTGTGGCTCTGTAcatgggtgtggctgtgtgcaTGGGCATGGCTATGTGTGGGCGTGGCTGTGTGTGGGTGTGGCTGTTTGcatgagtgtggctgtgtggtTGGGTGTGGCAGCAtgggtgtggtgtgcatgtgtgtggctgtatttgtgtgcatgtgtgtggccGTGCACGTggtgtggctgtggctgtgtggCTGTGGTTGTGTGGGCGTGGCTGTGCATGGTTGTGTGGGCGTGACTGTGTGTGGGCATGGCTGTGTGCGGGCATGGCTGTGTGCATGGGCGTGGCTGTGTGGGCGTGGCTGTGGACACTCACGTTGTTGAGGTGCTTCCACTCTTCTGCCCACTCACGCTCTGTGAGCTTGTGGTCGATCACTTCTTCCTGCCGGGACCCAGGCACCACTGTGGATGGGGGAGGTGCATGCTTAGGTCCTGCCCACAGCCAGGCTCCGCCCTATTCTCCCAGACCCTGCCCTCTGCTCCCAGGCACCACCCATGGGCTGTGCCCACTGGGGACTATGGACAGGGTAACGGAAGGGCTGGTTGACTTGGTGAACGTGGAGGATGCCTGGGTTACTGAGctgcctgggcctctgggccGACTGCTCTTCCCCTGTAACCCAGCACACGCCTCCAAGGGAGGGTCCAGGCTCAGTCCGGTTCTGCACCTGAGGAAACTAAGCCTGGTTAACAGCGGTGGAGGTGGGGTGTGGACCGAggctggctggagctggagcgATGTCCTCAGCCACTGTCTGGGAAGGCCTTGTTAGACTAAGCGTGGCCTGAGGATGTCTCAGTGCCAAGTCACACCATGACCTGGACCTGCCTTAGCCCGTGAACCAACGGGTAACCTCGCTGGGAGGAGCTGGTCTGAGTCATTCACAGCAGCCCTCTGCGGTCACCCACAGGCGCCCACAACTCAGATGAGGCCACGCCAAGCAACATGCAACCACGCCGCCTCGGCATCCGCCTCCCGTCTCTGCCTGTGAACACCACCAGCCGTGCCCAGGCCAGGGCTCTCGAAGCGCGCTGGCTCTGAGGCCTGTCCTATTCGGGGGTTGTTCTTCGCTTAGTTAAACTCTGTTCGATGCAGCATGTCTAAGGTTTTCCCTTTTGACAGGCTCCAGGACTGAAGCTGCAGGGGCCACTCCCACAGGTCACCAGAAACTAAGATGTGAGTGACGCGCAGCAGTGGCTGACCCTTTCATGGTGGCTGGGCCCACGGGAGACGTGAGTGACCCCTGGCAGTGGATGACTCGTGGTGGCTGCGCCCACGGGAGACGTGAGTGACGCCTGGCAGTGGATGACTCGTGGTGGCCGGGCCCACGGGAGACGTGAGTGACCCCTGGCAGTGGATGACTCGTGGTGGCTGGGCCCACGGGAGACGTGAGTGACCCCTGGCAGTGGATGACTCGTGGTGGCCGGGCCCACGGGAGACGTGAGTGACCCCTGGCAGTGGATGACTCGTGGTGGCTGGGCCCACGGGAGACGTGAGTGATGCTGGCAGTGGATGACTCGTGGTGGCTGCGCCCACGGGAGACGTGAGTGATGCTGGCAGTGGCCAACTCTTTCGTGGTGGCTGCGCCCACGGCTTCTGGAGACATCAGACGCTTCCAGACCCCACTGTTTCCTGCATTCAGCCATGGCCCATGCTTCCTGGGGCTGAGGTCTCCCTCTTTGCACCCTTTTCAGCCCCTAAAGATATCCCAGCCCCTGAACCTGAAATGGCTCCCCCAAATTGCAGAGGAGGTGAGGAGGCGGCAGCCACAGCTCAAAGTCACCACCCTGCTCTGCCGCCTGTGAAGCTGCAGCCGGCACCAACACCCTAACCAAAATAGTGGCTGAGACGTGCCCGACAGCTGGCgtttatttttgtattagcaGAAGCGGGTGGGAGTCAGCACCTGCCCGGCCCGGCTGCAGCATGCCAGACGCCGTCACCTGCTGCCTGGGCCCAGGCCCTGGAACCTTCCGCAAGGTGGGGGCTGGGAGATGGCCTTGTGCAGGGCAAGGCCTCTGCTGACCCGGCTGCTGGGCCCCCACCGTGCCCTGGGCCTCTGTCTCAGCATGGCAGACTGGAGGCCTCCCTGCAGCCTGTCCTGGGGGGctcctggggtggggctgggcctAACCATCTCTGGGTCCTCAGCACAGAGGCCGTCCAAAAGTCAGGCAGGCTGGGCTATGAGACTGTGGGTGCATTACGTGTGCTCTCGGGCTCCAGTCTCCCCATCTGTGGTATGGGGGTGCTGACGCCACCCTGCTGACGGGCTGAGGAACGAGTGAAGGGTGAAATGCACCGAGACTCCGTGCCCACTTCTCTGGTATCCATGCCCGTCAGGCCTCACGCCAAGACTCCGTGACCACCTCTCTGTTACCTACACCAGCCAGGCCTCACTCTGAGTCTCCATGCCCTCCTCCTGCTCTAGATACCAGCCAGGCCTCACGGCAGCCCTTGCTAGACCCTGCATTAACTCCCCTGGGCCTTGGACTCTGAGAGGTGGGACTCTCGTCTGACCCAgctgacagaggaggaaactgagatgcagagCCATGTGACCCGCCTGCAGGTGCACTGTGGGAATCGCCAAACTCGGATGAGCACCACGTGGGCAGCTCCAGGCCCGAGGCTGCACACCCCAGGGGGAGAGGTGGGCTCAGGGCCCAGGACAGGCCCCTCTGCAGCCACCACCCTGCCCCGGGAGGGACAGGACCCTCCTGGCCCCGAATGGTGCCAGGCAGGGGGGACGgggtctcctgagctcaggtgcaCACAGCTGCCCATGGTGCCTTGCGCCCACATGCTCAGGTGCACACACGTGGGCACACGTGTGCTCCTGTAACACGCATCCACGCTTCCGCCCCACCACGCTGCTCACCAAGCGGCCGATGGCGCTCTCGCAGCTCCCGGGGGTCCGCATGGCGGTAGGCGTCTCGGAAGTGGTGGGCCATGGCGATGTCCTCCAGGCGGTAGTGCGGTGGTGTGGGCTGTGGGGGCCCGTTGCTGGGGCTATAGCGCTGGGCAGGGTTCAGGGTGCATGGCCGTTTGCTGAGGTGCTCGGGGTGCAGCGGGTCACGGTCCAACCCGTTCTCTTTGGTCCTAGCCCAAGAGCAggcggggtgggggcagtggATAGAGCAGAGCCAGGGACAGAGGTGCAggcggggtgggggcagtggATAGAGCATGAGCCAGGGACAGAGGTGCAGGTGGGGTGAGAGGCAGACAGGTGtgggcagagagaaagaggacaCGTAAGGGCGAGACAGAGACACGGAGCAAAACACCAGCCCTGGGGAGCCCAGCCCAGCACCCCCACTCGCCACCCCTCTGCCGGGGACTATGCCAGCCTCAACCCCTGCTCGAGCTGCATGGGATCCTGAGGCCTGGTGGTCAAAGAGCCGGACTCGTTGCTCTGGGAATGAGGCGAGGGATACACCAGCCTCCCGTAACTGGAGACCACCCGCCCCTTGGGCAGCAGCAGCACAAGAGCATCTGGGGCAGCAGAGTGGGCCCAACCCAGGCACCTGGGGACCCTGGACCCCGGACGCTCGGAGTCCACACCCAGCACACAGGGAAGAGCCATCCTCCCACCAGCCTCCTCCCTGTCCTCTTAGGCTCCCCGGAGCATCTGAGTCTGCAGCCCACTGGGGTGTCTGCTCGTGTAGCCGCCAAGCCTGCTGGCCCTAGGATGCTTCGCCACGCTCCCTTAGCCCGAGTGGGCTGGCCGGGCTTGCAGCCCCAGAGGAGGTTCCCTCTCTTACCGAGAGGGGAGCAGCGTGAGCCGCGTGTCCACGGTGCCCCCAGCCCAGATGCCCGGAGCCCACAGGTACCTGTCGGGCGTCCTCCTCTTGCCGTTCTCATTGACTTCCAGCAGCAGCTCTGAGGAGTCGATGGGGGAGGAGGCGCTGGCGTCCAGCAGCAGCTGCTCATGCTGGGCCAGGTACTGGGCGGGCGTCTGCTTGGCCAGGCGTGCACAGTGCAGGAGCTCCCGCTGCAGCAAGGGCAGGTTTGCCTGTGGTGTGGGGAAGGAGGGCCTGGGGGGCGTGCAGGGCCGAGCAAAGGGGGCCTGGGTTGGGTGGCCAAAAGCTCAACTTGACCTCGGGCCTCAAAGATTAGGTGCTTGACCTCTGTGGGCCTCAAGTTCCTTCCTAGCAGTGCCATGGGAGGGTGCCGTGGGAGACTGGGCACAGAGGCTCGCAGGAGTGCCTCACCAGGGCCACACAGCGATGTGGGGCGTGTGGGGCTTGAGCCCAGATCCTGGACTCCCAGGCTGGGGCTtttccactgcacccagctccctCCATGGCGCCATCTGGAGAAGACGGTGCAGCAGATCATGGCTGGTCTTCCCGCCTGCACCCGCCCCGCCGAGCAGGCACCACATGACCAGGCACAGCTGGGGAAAtgcaggctcagagaggggaggcGGCCCTGGGTCTGCAGGCCCTCACACCAGGGAGCTGGGAGTGAAACCCGGCCGAGATTATGGGCAGTATGTCTGCTCCAGCCCTGTGGGAAACCCCTCAGAGGcagcttccccttcccttcccgcTGGTTTCCAGCCTTGGCCTCAACGGAGTGTGGACTTGGGAGGTGAACACCCGTGTTCTGTGGCTGTGCTGCTCTGAGCACGTGGTGCTCAGTGATCCTCCAGCCCCGGTGAGGACAGCCTCAAGACCGGGCTCCATGTTTGCGGGTAAGAACTCCGCAGCGTGCGGCCGAAGGACGGCCCAGTGTACAGGATTCGTGCGCAGACCCTGCCTTTGGCGCCTGTGAGGACTCGCGGTGCCCACCGCCTCCTCCCTGGCTCCAGGCTGGCACCGCTGGGCCGCAAGCTGTGCTCTCCGGTgccttccccaaagtcttccCAGAGCTGCCACGGGAGGGCGGACAGGCTGGACCCTGAGCGTGCTGGACCAGGGCCCAGCAGCAGGCCACTTGGGAGGGCCAGCGGTTCTAAGcatttgtaaataaatacaattctCCAACTTTCTCATGCGTTTCAAAGCTGCCACGCCGCCTTCTCCCGCCAGCGCCTCCCCCTTCCCCACGAGTGCTTCCACCAGGCCCTCGAGCGGTGCCGGCTGCGGgcctgtttttctctttggatAGCTGAACAGGGGCCAACCAGCCATCTGTCGAGCACATTAGGAGCATGAGCTGGGAAACGAGGTCCCGGGAGGTCTGAGAAGCCAAACATCCTCCCTCCCTCGTCAGCCCCTCCCCAGGGGCCTCCCCTTGGCCCGTTCGGGAACCGGCTGGTCGCGGTTAGGGCAGGGGGAACATCTGGATCCCTGGCTGGCTGGGGCCAGCTGGGGCCAGCTGGGAGCCGGGGCGGTGGGTGGGGTTGCATCCCCCGGCTTCTGGAAAGCCTGACCGTTGGGCCGCGTGTGGGGCAGGCTCAGAAGAGTGCAGGGGACCCAGGACTGGGCAACACCAGCGTGTGCGCCGGATGCATCGCAGCCCCCGGCCAGCAGGGAATGGCTCCCCAGGGCCTGCAGAATGGGGTGGGGCCTGTGGGAGCCTCCTGCAAAGCCTCCTTCGAGGCAGTGTGCCCATTCCGTCCCCAGGATTCCAGGGCACCCGGGGAGGTGTCACCACTAAAATGCTACACAAACTGAGCTGGTCAAAAATGCCCCAACCCCACCGCCCAACGAGGCTCTGACTGCAGAACGCCCAAAGCTGCCCTCTGCACAGATGCGAACTCAGGCTGGGGAACTGATGTTCGCAGCGATGGCAGCGGTGGTTGAGGCACTAGCTGAGCTACAAGGGCTTTCGCAGACTCCGCTGCTCTGCCAAGCGCCCAGCTAAAGCCTCCCTGACCATGGGCTCTGCCACAGAGAGGCTGTGGTCTTGGGCTGGtcgcttaacctctctgaccctTGCTGTATCCGCAAACTGGCACCGTGGAGACTCCGGCCGAGACGGGCTCCGGCGAGCTCCGGGTAAATTAGCTCCGTCCTTTCCCACTGCCCTGTGCGGGGGGTTCACCACCCCAGCCACGAG
This genomic interval carries:
- the CBFA2T3 gene encoding protein CBFA2T3 isoform X4, which codes for MPDSPAEVKTQPRSTPPSMPPPPPATSQGATRTPSFTPHTLMNGSSHSPTAISGAPSTPNGFSNGPATSSTASLSTQHLPPACGARQLSKLKRFLTALQQFGSDISPEIGERVRTLVLGLVNSTLTIEEFHSKLQEATNFPLRPFVIPFLKANLPLLQRELLHCARLAKQTPAQYLAQHEQLLLDASASSPIDSSELLLEVNENGKRRTPDRTKENGLDRDPLHPEHLSKRPCTLNPAQRYSPSNGPPQPTPPHYRLEDIAMAHHFRDAYRHADPRELRERHRPLVVPGSRQEEVIDHKLTEREWAEEWKHLNNLLNCIMDMVEKTRRSLTVLRRCQEADREELNHWARRCSDTEDTKKGPSPATARPRSSSAGPEGSQPDVPREFLPRTLTGYMPEDIWRKAEEAVNEVKRQAMSELHKAVSDAERKAHELITTERAKMERALAEAKRQASEDALTVVNQQEDSSESCWNCGRKASETCSGCNAARYCGSFCQHRDWEKHHHVCGQSLQGPVAVVADPVPGPPEAAHGLGPSLPVGAASPSEAGSAGPSRPGSPSPPGPLDAVPR
- the CBFA2T3 gene encoding protein CBFA2T3 isoform X5 — encoded protein: MNGSSHSPTAISGAPSTPNGFSNGPATSSTASLSTQHLPPACGARQLSKLKRFLTALQQFGSDISPEIGERVRTLVLGLVNSTLTIEEFHSKLQEATNFPLRPFVIPFLKANLPLLQRELLHCARLAKQTPAQYLAQHEQLLLDASASSPIDSSELLLEVNENGKRRTPDRTKENGLDRDPLHPEHLSKRPCTLNPAQRYSPSNGPPQPTPPHYRLEDIAMAHHFRDAYRHADPRELRERHRPLVVPGSRQEEVIDHKLTEREWAEEWKHLNNLLNCIMDMVEKTRRSLTVLRRCQEADREELNHWARRCSDTEDTKKGPSPATARPRSSSAGPEGSQPDVPREFLPRTLTGYMPEDIWRKAEEAVNEVKRQAMSELHKAVSDAERKAHELITTERAKMERALAEAKRQASEDALTVVNQQEDSSESCWNCGRKASETCSGCNAARYCGSFCQHRDWEKHHHVCGQSLQGPVAVVADPVPGPPEAAHGLGPSLPVGAASPSEAGSAGPSRPGSPSPPGPLDAVPR
- the CBFA2T3 gene encoding protein CBFA2T3 isoform X3: MPDSPAEVKTQPRSTPPSMPPPPPATSQGATRTPSFTPHTHREDGPATLPHGRFHGCLKWSMVCLLMNGSSHSPTAISGAPSTPNGFSNGPATSSTASLSTQHLPPACGARQLSKLKRFLTALQQFGSDISPEIGERVRTLVLGLVNSTLTIEEFHSKLQEATNFPLRPFVIPFLKANLPLLQRELLHCARLAKQTPAQYLAQHEQLLLDASASSPIDSSELLLEVNENGKRRTPDRTKENGLDRDPLHPEHLSKRPCTLNPAQRYSPSNGPPQPTPPHYRLEDIAMAHHFRDAYRHADPRELRERHRPLVVPGSRQEEVIDHKLTEREWAEEWKHLNNLLNCIMDMVEKTRRSLTVLRRCQEADREELNHWARRCSDTEDTKKGPSPATARPRSSSAGPEGSQPDVPREFLPRTLTGYMPEDIWRKAEEAVNEVKRQAMSELHKAVSDAERKAHELITTERAKMERALAEAKRQASEDALTVVNQQEDSSESCWNCGRKASETCSGCNAARYCGSFCQHRDWEKHHHVCGQSLQGPVAVVADPVPGPPEAAHGLGPSLPVGAASPSEAGSAGPSRPGSPSPPGPLDAVPR